The Poseidonibacter lekithochrous region TTTGTATTATTTAGTTCATTATTTGAAATAAGAGGTTCAATCCATTGTAAGAAATTCTCCCTTGCATCATTTAAGTTTGTCATAGGTAAGGGTTTAAGTTGTTCTTGATATTCAAAAGTTTTTGGCATTAGTTTCCTTATTATCTGTAATTATATGTAATTATAATATAATAACTATTATTAATATATTTAAAGGTAGGAGTAGGAATGTTAAAGAAAAAAGGGTTTGTGGGACTAATAGCTTCACTAGTATTAGCTTCAAATTTATTTGGTGCAAAAGTTACAGCTTTAAAAACAGCACTTGACGAAGAGAATTTCCAATTACAAGTAGTAGTTGAGATTTTAAAAAAAATGGGACACACTGTAAAGATCTCAAATGATTTAGAGTATGCAATTACATTTCAAACTATTTCAGATAATGCGCAAAGTGATGATGTATATTTTATGGCGGCACACTGGGATCCAATTCAAACGAATATGATCAAAGGAGTTGGTGGAGCTGATAAGCTTGCTATTTTCTCTGAGTATATTTCTAATTGTGCAACTGGATATGTAGTTGATAAAAAAACTGCTGATAAGTATAATATTAAATATATTAGCGATTTAAAAGATCCAAAAATTGCAAAACTTTTTGATGCAAGTGGTAATGGTAAAGCTGATTTAACTGGTGCTAGTGTTGGATGGGAAGTTGCAAATACTATTGATTACCAAATTGATGAATTTAAATTAAAAGATACAGTTTCTCATAATCAAGGTACTTACTCTGCAATGATTTCAGACACAATGGCAAGATATAAAACTGGTAAACCAGTACTATTTTGGACGTGGACTCCTTATTGGGTTTCTGGAAAACTAGTACCTGGAAAAGATATTGTATTTTTACAAGTTACTAACTCTGCTCATCCAAAAGGTATAGATACTGAATTATCAAATGGAGCTAATTATGGTTTCCCTATTAATTCACAAAAGATTGTTGCAAATAAAAGTGTTTTAACTAAGCATAAAGATATTGCAAAAGTATTTGATCTTGTTAAATTACATGTAAATGATGTATCAGGACAAAACATGCTTATGAGAAATGGTCAGAAAAAAGATGCTGATATTAAAAGACATGTTCAAATGTGGTTAAAAGGAAATGCTAAAAAAGTAGATTCTTGGATTACATTAGCTCAAGCAGCTAAATAAATTTTATAAAACAAGGAGTCATCCTTGTTTTATTATACTTGAGCCTTTTGGCTGATTAAACTTTGAACTCTTTCAAGTTTTGCTATTTCATTAAACTCTTCATCATTTTCAATCTCTGAACTATAATCTTCATTTAATTCAATTGCTTTTTCTAAATCATGAATTGCATTCTCTTCTTGATTTAATACAGCAAAGGCTTTTGCTCTTTGGTAATAGGCATTTGAGTAGTTATCATCAATTAATAAAGCTTGATTTGTAAGATTTAAAGACCAGTTAGCTTCTCCTAAATCTAAAACAGCATCAGCTTTATATGCAATTGCTTCAACATCATCAGGTCTTAATTCTAGAATCTCATCATAAGCTTCAATTTTACCAGAGGGAGTTGAATCCTGCGAAGCTCTAAGCCATAAAGAGTGAATAGTATTCATAAGTTCTATCTCTTGGGCATTCTCTTTTACTTGTTTTGCTCTTTGTGCAAGAGATTTTTCAAATTGTGCCATTCTTCCTTCATACTCATTAATAGTCTTAGAAGTTTTTTCATCAATCATATGTTTGATTTTTTCATTTACATCTTTTATTGAAGTCCAACCAATTATTACTAGAATTGAACTGGCTGTTGCAATGATATAAAACATATTATTAATAGTTGAGGTAGCATAGTTGATTACATTATTTGAAATCTCCACTTCTTTTTTAGCTAATGACTCGTGTATTTGAATTTTTAAATTTCTATTTTCATCTCTTAGAAGTTTTAGTTCATTTAAAATATAGTTTTCAACAAAAGGGGTGTATAGAGGTTTCTCCAAATTATCAATTTTTTTAACTAACTCTTTTTCTTGAATATTCGCAAATACTGCTGAAAATGTTAAAAATAGTAATAATAAATACTTCATAATTGTCCTTTTGTTTTAATTGGCTAATGATATTCAAAAAATTATTATAAGTAAATAGTTTTATATTTTTTTATAAAGAAATCTCTTCCATATCATCTAACCATCCAGCATTAGGAGTTAGTTTCATAATCTTCATACTACTAGCTTCTTCTGGTTTTTCTGGTCTTGAATGAATATGTTTTAATACTAATTTATCTTCAATTCTTCCAATAATTTCAATTTTTCCAATATCATGACCCATAATAAACTTAAATCTTTTTGCATAACCATCAAGTTTTGTTTTTGCTTCATCTACCATATCTATTGCATCTTTTAATGGTACTTGGAAGTGGTTTCTTACTCGACTAACTGGCATACATTGGTATAAGTAATACGGGTTTACTCCAATAGATGTAAGCCCATTCATAAGGTTTTCAATGTCTTCAACTGAATCATTTACTCCTTTTAATAAAACTGCTTGATTGTTTACTGCAATTCCCGCTTCTCTAATTCTTAGGATTGCTTTTTTTGCTGTTGGTGTTATTTCATTTACATGATTGAAATGAGTTGGGATATAAAGTGTTTTTACTTTATTAAATTCTTTTAAATATTCCATTAAACTATCATCAAAAAATCTCATTGGGTAAACAACAGGTGTTCTAGTACCAATTCTTACAAAATTAACGTGGTCAATCTCTTTTAGCCCTTCTAACATTTTCTTTAATTTTGGAGTATCAATAAGCATTGGATCACCTCCAGAGATAATTACATTTGTAATCTCTTTGTGCTCTTTTATATATTCAAGTGCTTTTTTGAAGTTATCAACTGTTTTATCATTTGGTAAACCAACAATTGCCTTTCTGAAACAGTGTCTACAATACATAGAACAGTAATCAGTTGCTACAATAAGAGCAGAATATGGATATTTATGAAGTATTCCATTTCCTTTATTATGCTTGTCATCACCGTAAGGGTCTTTTGTAGTCTCACCCATAGAACCCGAAATAGTCAATTCTTCTTCACTTGGAAATGCAAGTTTTTTAATTGGATCATTAGGATTATTCTCATCAATTAAACTAAGATAGTATCTTGGAATATTCATAGGATGTTTGTCTACAACTTCTTTTAGTTTAGCTTCATCTTCTTCATTTAAATTAATGTAGTTTTTTAGCTTATCTACTGAATTAACATTGTTTTTTAATTCCATCCACCAATCAACTACTTCCCAATTTACATCTATCTGTTTAATTTTACTCATATTTAATGCTCTTTATTTTCTTTTGATTTGTATATTATTTACATATAAAATGTAAAAAAACTACATAAAGTATGTGTCTTTATATCATAAGAAAAATTAAAAAAATACAAATAATATGATAAAAAAGTAATAAAATTTGTTAGTTGTGGGTTAACTGTATATTAGATTCTAAAAGTTACAAGGTAGTAGTATATTTAGAGATTATAATTTACATATGAGATGTAAAAAAAGTACATTGTTTAGGTGTTTTATTTTGTAGATATATATGATTTACCTTCAATTGGATTAATCAAAATACCTTTTTTTGTTTTGAATTTTATAGGGATTGATTCTCTGCTTTCATGGTTAATTGTCTTATATACTATAAAATGTAAATGAGCTCCATTGTTATATCCTGTTGAGCCTGATTGGGCTAATAACTCACCTCTTTTTACATAATCGCCAGTTTTTACATATAAACTATTATATTTTAGATGATTGTATACAGCATAAGTATTATCAGGGTGTTTTATTATAATTTTATTTGCTTTCCCTAGAAACTTTTTATTATTGCCACCTTCTTGGGAATCGCTTTTTGTACTTACAACTAATCCTTCTCTACTTGCATATACTTTTACTCCTTCTTTCATATCAAAATCAACTGCATATAATGAATTGTTTTTATGACTAAAATAACCATCAAATCCTTGGCTGACTCTTTGTTTTGTATTTAGTTCATAGGGAAGTCTATACAAATAACTATCATCATGTACTGCATTTTTTGTTCCTAAAACCCATTTATACTTGCTGTTGTAAGAGAATTTATTTTTACTTATTATAAATTCACATATTTTAGATTTAGATTTTGGTTTAAAACTTTTTATAGTGGGTAAAGGACATAATGAAATTAAGTTTTTTATACTTGCATCATATTTTATTGTTATATGGTGTAAAGAGTTATTATATACATAAGCAATAATCTTATTACCTTGTTTATGTGACTTAATATAGATATCTTTATTTTTTGAATTTGATACTGTTATGATTAAAATAATCATAAATATAGATTTAAACATTGAGACCCTTGATATTTTATGATATATAATACTATTTTTATATATAATACTTTGTTTAATTTATTTGAAGGAATTATAATTGGCTTTATTAAATAATGATAAAGATGTACTACCCTTAAGTAGTATTGCAGAGTTATTAACTGCAAAAGTAAGAACTCTTAAAATGTATGAAGAAAAGAAGTTATTACCACCTAAAAAAGAGACAAAAAAACTTTACTCTATTAATGATGTAAAGATAATATCATTTGTACACTATTTAGCGAGTGTAAAAAAGATTAATGCTAATGGTATTAAATATATTAATGAAATGTTATCAAATAATATGGATGAAAAAAATAAGACAGAATTCTTAGATATTGTTGAGCAAAAACTTGAAAAACTTTCTGGTTCAGAAGTAACAGATATCGAAACTATTTAAATCAATATGTATTTACATATTGATTTATTTTTCGGTAACTTTCTTAACAATACTTTCAATCATATTTCTAAATACAAAAAAATGTAGTGGTATCATAGAATACCAGTATAATCTACCTAAAACACCTTTTGGATAAAAATAAGCAGATTGTATAAGCTTATTATTTTCTATTTTAAATTCTAACCAAGCATGTCCTGGAACTTTCATTTGTGCAAAAAGTAGTAGTCTTTCATTTTCTTGAATATCTGCAACCTTCCAAAAATCAAGACTTTCTCCAACTCGTAGTTCTTCTTGACTTCTTCTTCCTCTTTTTAGTCCAACACCACCTATTAGTTTATCTATGGCTCCTCTAATTTCCCAAAGGAAATCATAATCAAACCACCCATTTTCACCTCCAATACTCATAAAACTATTGTAGATTTTTTCTTTATTTATATTTGTAATATCTATTTCTTTTCTATCCACAAAAATAGCATCTGAAATCTCTTTTGCATGGTCTCTATCCCATATTTTCCCAGAGTTATCTGTCCATCTACTTATTACTTGATTTGATTCTATTTCTTCTACTGCTTTTTTTACTGATTCTATAAAATCAATTGGTTTAATTTGAGGGAAGTATTTTGAAGCATGGTCATTTTGAATTATCACTTCTGATTTAAGACCTTCAATAAGTGCTTTTGCAACAGTGAAAGGTACTGGCGTAAATATATTCAACCAGTATGATGATAGGGCTATTGATAAAAAAGGTAATGGAATTAAAAATCTTTTTAATCCTAATGCTTCTCCTGTTTTTATCATCATTTCTCTATATGTTAATTGTTCACTTCCAATATCAACAATAAGATTTTTTTCTTCTTTTAGATATAAGGATTGTTCTAAATATTTTAATACATCATCAACTGCAACTGGTTGTGCTTTTGTATATACCCATTTTGGTGTTGTCATTACTGGTAGTTTCTCGGTTAGGTTTCTAATAATCTCAAAGCTAGTACTTCCAGAACCTATAATAACTCCTGCTCTTACCCAAATAGTTTGTACTTGTTTTTCAGAGCTTAGAACTTCACCTGTTTCAATTCTACTTAATAAGTGTTTGCTAGTATTTTCATCTTTTACTCCAAGCCCACCTAAATAAATAACTCTTTTAACTCCACACTCTTTAGCTACATCAATAAAGTTTTGAGCAGAGAGTCTATCAAGGTTTTTATAATCTTTTGAGTTTAGTGAGTGTATAAGATAATATGCTATATCTACTCCATGAAGTGCAGTTCGAAGTTTGTCTTTGTCAAAAGTATCGCCTTCAAAAACTTCTGCTTCTTGTTCGATATTTGCTGATAAGGCTTTTTTATTTCGAACATATAATCGAAGTTGAATATCTTCATTTGCTAATAGTTTTTGTTTTAATCGTCTTCCAATATATCCAGTTGATCCAGTTAATAATACTTTCATGACATATCCTTTTGATTATATTTAATAGTTTAGCATTAAATAATAAGTTTTAGTATTAATAATATGTCGATTAGTGGTAATGATTGGGAGTTATGTATTGAAATAAGAGGAAAACTCCTCTTATCTTTTAGTTTATGTAGTTAGCTTTTTTATCTTGTGTATCTAATTCTTGACCAATCTCTTGGTATCTTTTGAAGTAGTGTTTTACGAAAGAGTTGATTTTAGCGTTTACTGGCATGAAGTATTTCTCTTCTTTTACAGCATATTGATTTAAAAACTCAGTTGCATCTTTTTTATCTAAGTAGTGCGTTGCTAAAGATGTATATGTTTGAACATACCAATCTTTTAATACTTTGATTTTTTCTGTACTTATATCAATGATTAGTTTTTCATCTACAAAGTCTAATACTTTTGAATCAAATAATCCATCTAAATGAATAAGACCTTCACAATAGTATGGTTGAACTTCATCTACTTCCATCCATCCCATTAATCCTACTGCTCTTTTTGCAACATCAATAAATACTTGTTCTTCTAGCTGCGCTTCATCATCTTGTGTATCTAAGATATACGAGATTAATCCACCAGTAGTTGCTTTGAATTCTTCGATATTTTTGAAGTTTCCACTTTTGTTCATTACTGATTCTGTTTCATCATCACACCATAAAATATGTCCAAATTCATGACCGATTGTAGAAATATCATATACTTGATGCCAAGCTCTTGTTTCATTGAATAAGAACTCTCTATCTTTTGTAAGGAACTCCTGTCCGAATACTTCTTGTGATAATTTCAAGAATGGTTTAGCTCTTGAAGTTTGAAGAATTTCATCTGAGAATGCAAAAATCTTTTTACCTTCTTCTTTTGATACAATTTCATCATTTGGTACAACTTGTGCTGAGAATAATCCATTGAATTCAGCTCCAAAGAATATTGCAGGTCGTCCAATATATAACTGTACTTTATCAAGTGATTTTAGTGAGAAGTTATATACAGATTTATTTGCTTCACCTTGTTCACAATTATCAAAGATTTTTGCAAATGCTGATTTGATTTTGTTTACTCTATGGTCGTTTTGAGAAAACTCTGGATTAGTAAGTCTAATATCCCACTCTAAAGCAACAGCTTTTCTAAAGTGATCTTCATAATATTCTAATGGATGTCCGATTTGAACTGGTGATTTTATTTTCATCCAAGCTCTATCTACATCTGCCCATTTTGCTACAAGTTTATGTTCTCTATCTTCACCAAAGGCTTTGATTAGTGTTTGGATATATAAAATATAATTCCATTTTTCACCATAAACATCATCTTCTAATTCGATTAGTTTTTCTTCAAACTCTTCTAATTCATCAATAACCGCAGTTGTTTGATCTTTGAAAGCTTTGATATATGATTGTGATTTGTATTCTTCTTTGTGTTTTACAAGTGCAGAGTATGATCTATCAGCTATCATATCGTTATGACCTAAGTCGTATAAATGATTATCTTCTAAGTATTTATATACTTTTGTATCATCACCATCAAACTTGGCTAATAACTCTTTATTAATACCATTAATAATATGTGCTGTCCAATCACTTTGCCATAAAGACATCTTTTCACCTACATTATATACACCTTCAAAAATTGCTTGATAGAATGGTGTTAATAAATTATTGTGTTTAATATAATCTACTAATGTTTTGTGTTTTGCTTGCCAGTAGTCTTTTACGAAGCAATAAGCTTTTTCTTGTAACTCGATTATTTCTGATTCGTTTTTTTCTTTTTTCTTTAGAACTTGTACTAGTGAATCATCTCTTAAGTTTACTAGTCTTACAACTAATGCTAATCTTAAGTCTTCGCTCATCTCTAAACCTAAAGTTTGAGCGAATTCATTGATGATTTCAAGTTTATCTAGTTCGTTATTTTCTAAATGAGAAATTAGTTTATTAACATTTGTTTTTTGAGAGTTTAAAAACTCATAAACTTCTGCTAAATCATTTAAAAATTTGTTTTTATCCAAAATATAATCCTTGTAATATATTAATGTTAGTCTATCTTTTTTAATCTATCTTTCAAATAAAATGATATAGATAATACTACTAAAAGCACTAAAGGAATAATAATTTTTACAATCCCATCATTTACACTGTAGTGTGAAAATGAAGCAAAAACAAAATCAAAAGCAAATCCCGCATAGGCTACATCTCTTATTCTGTCATACTGTTTTGGTAAAAATAGTGCAATAGCTCCAAGTATTTTAAATACACCAAGTAATGCGAAGAAGTATAGTGGATAACCCAAAGCATCTGCTGTATCAATAACCCCTTGAGGTTGAACAATATCCATAACTCCGCCAAGTAATCCTACTAATATTGCAATAATTCCTGTAGTTATAAAATAAAAACCTTTTTTGTTTAATATTTTTTCTTTCATTTTGATTCCTTTTTCTTAAGAATAAAGTATATTATTTTTGTGTTTATTTTGTGTTTATTCCATTTTTTAGCACTTGAGTGCTAAAAGTGCTAGTTTTTATAAATACTTTAGCTTCCTTTTATAAAGTTGTGATAAAATTTCACTATAAAATTAAAAAATATCATAAGGAATTTTTATGGCTAAACATCAATTTCAAACAGAAGTAGGACAACTTCTACAATTAATGACTCACTCTTTATACTCAAACAAAGAGATTTTTATAAGAGAATTAGTATCAAATGCAAGTGATGCAATTGATAAATTAAACTACTTAAAATTAACAGATGAAGCAATCAAAACTGCTTTACCAGAATCTTGGGCAGGTCAAGTTGATATTACATTTGACGAAGCTGATAAGTCATTAACTATTATTGATAATGGTATTGGTATGAACGAAGCTGATTTAATCGCTTCTATTGGTACAATCGCAAAATCAGGAACTAAATCATTCGTTGAAGCAATGACTGGTGATGCTAAAAAAGATTCTAACTTAATCGGACAATTCGGTGTTGGTTTCTATTCTGTATTTATGGTAGCTTCTCACGTAGATGTTATCTCTAAAAAAGCTGGAGAAGAAGTAGCATACAAATGGTCTTCTGATGGTACTGGTGAGTTTGATTTATCTGCTTGTACAAAAGAATCATCTGGAACTGTTATTTACATCAAATTAAAAGATGAAGAAGCAGAAGAATTTGCAAGTAAAGAAAGAATTAAAACAATTGTTGGAAAATACTCTAACCATATTGCATACCCAATTTTCTTATCTTACAAAGAAGAAGTTACTGAAGAATTAAGCGAAGAAGATACAAAAGCTGGTAAAGAAGCTAAGAAAACTATCGAAGATAGAAACGAAAAAATCAATGAAGCAACTGCTTTATGGATGCAACCAAAGTCTAAATTAAAAGCTGATGAGTACAATGATTTCTATAAATCAATCTCTCACGATTCACAAGACCCAATGGCTGTAATTCACACTAAAGCTGAAGGTGTAAATGAATATACAACATTATTCTACATCCCTAAAACTGCTCCAATGGATATGTATAGAGCTGACTTCCAACCAGGTGTTAAGTTATACGTAAAAAGAGTATTTATTACTGATTCTGAAAAAGAATTATTACCAACTTACTTAAGATTCGTAAGAGGTATTATTGATTCAGAAGATTTACCATTAAACGTTTCAAGAGAAATTTTACAAGAAAATAGAGTAATGGCTAACATCAAACAAGCTTCTGTTAAAAAAGTATTAAATGAAATCAAAAAACTTTCTAAAGATGAAGAAAAGTATGCTGAATTTATTGAGCAATATAACAGACCTTTAAAAGAGGGTGCTTACCAAGACTTCACAAATAAAGAAGCAATCTTAGAATTAATCAGATTCAAATCTTCAAAAGCTGAGAGTGGAAAAATGACTTCATTAAAAGCATATAAAGAAGCTGCTGATACTGAACAAAAAGCAATTTACTACATCATCGGTGAAAACGAAAATGTATTAAAAAATTCTCCATTATTAGAAGCATACAAAAAGAATGATATTGAAGTTCTTATCTTAGATGATAAAGAAATTGATGAAATTATCACTCCAATGTATGGTACTTACCAAGAGTGGGAATTCAAAGATATTACATCTGCTGAAGCTCCAAAAGTAGAGCAATCAGAAGAAGAGAAAAAAGAAGTAGAAGAAAAATTCCAAGATATTACTACTAAAATCAAAGATATCTTAGGTGAATCAGTTTCTGACGTTAGAGTTACAAACAGATTATCAGAGTCTCCATCTTGTGTTGTTAAAGACGCTGGTGATGCTCAAATGCAACAAATGGCTCAAATGATGAGATCAATGGGACAAGAAATGCCAGATTCTGCTCCAATCTTAGAAATCAACCCTGACCACGAAATTGTAACAAAATTAAACGGTTTAAATAATGATTCATTAGTTTCTGATGTTTCATGGGTATTACTAGACCAAGCAAAACTATCTGAAGGTATGGAAATTACTGATGCAGTAGCGTTTGCACAAAGATTATCTAGAATCACAGCAAAAGCTCTATAAAAATAAAAAACTATTTGCACGCATCTTCGGCGTTGCAAATAGTTTTTCTTTCAATTACTTAACTTCCGTAAACTCAATCAACAAAAACTATCTGCGCCTTGATTTTTCATACAACTAACTCTATTAAACTTCTAAAATTAATATTATCTAATTTAAATTTCGCTAAAATCTATTACTAATCTGTAAAGATATAAAAGGTAACTAATGTCTATTGATAAAAATGATATTGAAAAATATATTTTTGACCCTTCTAATCCAAAACAATGTAAATCATATAAATTATTATTAAATATTGCAAAAAAGAACGCATACAGCTTTTTTTCTCCAGCTATTTTGAGATATATATTTAAAGATGATATTTTTAATAAAGATTATGAAAATGAACTTTGGGATGTTCCTGAAAATTATGATGAATTATCAACTGATAAAAAGATTGAACTTTTCAGAAAACAACTTTCTGATGTTGAACTTGAAGAGTTTATATCAAAAAATGAATTAAATTATAAGAAGTTTTTAAAGTTTGATTTTATAAAACTTATTAAGATAACCCATGAATTTTCGTTTCCTGGAAATGAAATTAAATTAAGTATTGTAGATGAACTTCAAAAGTATATAAAAGATTCGGTTTTATTGCCAGAATCTTATGAATTTAATAATGATGATGAATATGTTAGTCATGATAAAAACTTCATATTTTTTTCAAAAAATTACTATGAAGTTTTACAGTTTAACTTTACTCGTTCTTCAATTTTTATTACATTAGAAGAGAATGTAAATAATTTTTTAGCTCATAATAAAAATAATATAAAACCAATTTTTCTTAAAAAAATAGAAGATATAGATTTACTCCTAAATGTACTACAAGAAGATTTAAAAAAAGAAAAACAAAAAGATATTGAAAAAGAAGAAATTACTAATTTAAAAAGTATTGAAATAAATGACTTCTTTAGTATAAAAAATCTAAGATTAGAAAATCTAGAAGATAAAAAAGAAATATATTTAGTTGGAGAAAATGGTGATGGAAAATCTTTATTTTTACAAGCTTTAACATTGGGATTGAAAGGCATTTCGGAGGGTGATGTTTTTGATACAGTAAAATCTCAAAAAGATTATGTTTTAAGGCTTGAAGATACAAATGATAATATTTATGATTCTAAAAATCAAGAATATAAAAATCTTTTTGCGTATGGTGCAAATAGAAATAATAATTGTCAAATGAAAGAAGATGAAACTGGTTACCTAACACTATTCAATGCTTCATTAGACTTAAAAAATCCTATAGATTGGTTGATTTATTTAGATCATAGTGAAAAATCTGGAAAGAAAAATATTATTTCAGTTGAAGCAGCAAAAAAACTTTTACAAGAATTATTAAATAGTGATATTAAAATTGATATTTTCCCTGATAAAGTTGTCTTTACAGAAAAAGGTTCTGTTGTTGATTTTATTCAATTATCAGCAGGATATAAAGGTGTTATTACAATATTAACTGATTTATTAGCCAGATTATCTGAAAATCAACCTTATGTTAAAAATATAAATGATTTTAAAGGAATAGTTTTAATTGATGAAATAGAACTTCATCTTCATCCAAAATGGAAATATGATTTAGTAAAAAAATTAAGAGATGTTTTCCCTAATATTCAATTTATTATGACAACTCATAGTCCTACTGTTATTTTAGGCGCATCAAAAGAAGCAGTTTTTTATAAAATATATAAAGACGAGGGTGAGGTTAAAATATCAAATCAAATTGCCAATGAAGGGTATACAAATAATTCCTTAGTATCTTCTCCTTTATTTGATTTAGAAACAATTACTTCAAGAGATTATGATAAAAGAATAAGTAGTGATGATTATGTATATGATAAAATTCATGAAAGAGTATCTTTAAAAATCAAAGAAGATATAAATATAGAAGAAGATGAAATATTAAAACTAATTGACGAAGAATTAGATAACTTATGATTAAAATAGAAAAAGATTTTGATGATATTCCTAGTATATTAAAAAGCGATAATAGAAAAGAAGCTTTTGATAATAATATTACTGCAAGTAAATATACAGATGATAAGAATTTATATAAAGTAGGTTCTGTTCAAAAAAAACTTAATGAAATATATCATTTGAAGTGTGCTTATTGTGAACAAAAACTTTTAGATAGTCCAAAACATATAGAACATTATAGACCTAAAGATACATATTTTTGGTTGGCATATTCTTGGGATAATTTATTGCTTAGTTGTGGGAGTTGTAATAGTACGAAAGGAAAAAAATTTGAGATTGCAAATTCACAAGTTTCATATACTAATGAAAACTTTTTAAATATACATAATCTTAGTGATAATTATAATTTAATTGAGAAACCATTAATAATAAATCCTGAAAAAGAATATGTCTTAGATAAGTTAATTTTTGATGCAGAAGGAAAAATTAATTCCGAAGATACTAGAGTTTCACATACAATTAATTATGCTTGTAATTTAAATAGAAAAGAGTTACTTGAAAAAAGACTTTTGATTATTACTAATTTTAAAAGCCGTATTCA contains the following coding sequences:
- the ciaB gene encoding invasion protein CiaB gives rise to the protein MDKNKFLNDLAEVYEFLNSQKTNVNKLISHLENNELDKLEIINEFAQTLGLEMSEDLRLALVVRLVNLRDDSLVQVLKKKEKNESEIIELQEKAYCFVKDYWQAKHKTLVDYIKHNNLLTPFYQAIFEGVYNVGEKMSLWQSDWTAHIINGINKELLAKFDGDDTKVYKYLEDNHLYDLGHNDMIADRSYSALVKHKEEYKSQSYIKAFKDQTTAVIDELEEFEEKLIELEDDVYGEKWNYILYIQTLIKAFGEDREHKLVAKWADVDRAWMKIKSPVQIGHPLEYYEDHFRKAVALEWDIRLTNPEFSQNDHRVNKIKSAFAKIFDNCEQGEANKSVYNFSLKSLDKVQLYIGRPAIFFGAEFNGLFSAQVVPNDEIVSKEEGKKIFAFSDEILQTSRAKPFLKLSQEVFGQEFLTKDREFLFNETRAWHQVYDISTIGHEFGHILWCDDETESVMNKSGNFKNIEEFKATTGGLISYILDTQDDEAQLEEQVFIDVAKRAVGLMGWMEVDEVQPYYCEGLIHLDGLFDSKVLDFVDEKLIIDISTEKIKVLKDWYVQTYTSLATHYLDKKDATEFLNQYAVKEEKYFMPVNAKINSFVKHYFKRYQEIGQELDTQDKKANYIN
- a CDS encoding DoxX family protein — its product is MKEKILNKKGFYFITTGIIAILVGLLGGVMDIVQPQGVIDTADALGYPLYFFALLGVFKILGAIALFLPKQYDRIRDVAYAGFAFDFVFASFSHYSVNDGIVKIIIPLVLLVVLSISFYLKDRLKKID
- the htpG gene encoding molecular chaperone HtpG, which encodes MAKHQFQTEVGQLLQLMTHSLYSNKEIFIRELVSNASDAIDKLNYLKLTDEAIKTALPESWAGQVDITFDEADKSLTIIDNGIGMNEADLIASIGTIAKSGTKSFVEAMTGDAKKDSNLIGQFGVGFYSVFMVASHVDVISKKAGEEVAYKWSSDGTGEFDLSACTKESSGTVIYIKLKDEEAEEFASKERIKTIVGKYSNHIAYPIFLSYKEEVTEELSEEDTKAGKEAKKTIEDRNEKINEATALWMQPKSKLKADEYNDFYKSISHDSQDPMAVIHTKAEGVNEYTTLFYIPKTAPMDMYRADFQPGVKLYVKRVFITDSEKELLPTYLRFVRGIIDSEDLPLNVSREILQENRVMANIKQASVKKVLNEIKKLSKDEEKYAEFIEQYNRPLKEGAYQDFTNKEAILELIRFKSSKAESGKMTSLKAYKEAADTEQKAIYYIIGENENVLKNSPLLEAYKKNDIEVLILDDKEIDEIITPMYGTYQEWEFKDITSAEAPKVEQSEEEKKEVEEKFQDITTKIKDILGESVSDVRVTNRLSESPSCVVKDAGDAQMQQMAQMMRSMGQEMPDSAPILEINPDHEIVTKLNGLNNDSLVSDVSWVLLDQAKLSEGMEITDAVAFAQRLSRITAKAL
- a CDS encoding AAA family ATPase, yielding MSIDKNDIEKYIFDPSNPKQCKSYKLLLNIAKKNAYSFFSPAILRYIFKDDIFNKDYENELWDVPENYDELSTDKKIELFRKQLSDVELEEFISKNELNYKKFLKFDFIKLIKITHEFSFPGNEIKLSIVDELQKYIKDSVLLPESYEFNNDDEYVSHDKNFIFFSKNYYEVLQFNFTRSSIFITLEENVNNFLAHNKNNIKPIFLKKIEDIDLLLNVLQEDLKKEKQKDIEKEEITNLKSIEINDFFSIKNLRLENLEDKKEIYLVGENGDGKSLFLQALTLGLKGISEGDVFDTVKSQKDYVLRLEDTNDNIYDSKNQEYKNLFAYGANRNNNCQMKEDETGYLTLFNASLDLKNPIDWLIYLDHSEKSGKKNIISVEAAKKLLQELLNSDIKIDIFPDKVVFTEKGSVVDFIQLSAGYKGVITILTDLLARLSENQPYVKNINDFKGIVLIDEIELHLHPKWKYDLVKKLRDVFPNIQFIMTTHSPTVILGASKEAVFYKIYKDEGEVKISNQIANEGYTNNSLVSSPLFDLETITSRDYDKRISSDDYVYDKIHERVSLKIKEDINIEEDEILKLIDEELDNL
- a CDS encoding retron system putative HNH endonuclease produces the protein MIKIEKDFDDIPSILKSDNRKEAFDNNITASKYTDDKNLYKVGSVQKKLNEIYHLKCAYCEQKLLDSPKHIEHYRPKDTYFWLAYSWDNLLLSCGSCNSTKGKKFEIANSQVSYTNENFLNIHNLSDNYNLIEKPLIINPEKEYVLDKLIFDAEGKINSEDTRVSHTINYACNLNRKELLEKRLLIITNFKSRIQKHYLLFLKHKDITRFKPDIENFLEECTKENEFYSFRYFIINNIDTFFENEHIQKILKRLILKLA